GACCAACAGGTGGTTTTTTATTTTCTTTTCCAATTGCTGCTTACATTGTAGGAAGGTTATCAGAACAGATAGGTGAGTTAGAATTTAAAGGAATTATAATTTCTATGATTACTGGATTAATTTTAATTTATATTCTAGGTGTTGTAGGGTTAATGGTGGCTACTAATATGGGGATTAAAGGAGCAATTACAGCTGGGGTATTACCGTTTATTATTCCAGATTTAATTAAAATTTTGGCTGGGACTTATCTTACATTAAGACTTAAAAATATAAAATAATCAAATATAATTAATAGATAGTCAATATATCCTTATATAGGCTTGATGTATTTTAAAGATAAATTAAGCATTCATAGGAGGGTATATTGATTTTTTCTTTTTATATAAAAGCTTATATTGATTTTAAATATATATTTTG
The genomic region above belongs to Selenihalanaerobacter shriftii and contains:
- a CDS encoding biotin transporter BioY; this encodes MDLTVKEMIVTALFAALTAIGALIAIPIGAVPITLQILFTLTAGALLGPKLGGLSQILYLLIGAVGLPVYAGGGAGFAYLVGPTGGFLFSFPIAAYIVGRLSEQIGELEFKGIIISMITGLILIYILGVVGLMVATNMGIKGAITAGVLPFIIPDLIKILAGTYLTLRLKNIK